Proteins encoded together in one Gigantopelta aegis isolate Gae_Host chromosome 8, Gae_host_genome, whole genome shotgun sequence window:
- the LOC121378386 gene encoding BRCA1-associated ATM activator 1-like, which yields MKRIRVTSLESAIFYFLFVNRGKMSFISKLSEVLKLFLHLKNPISDDTSLQRLLDLIHDSFTEKPDDTGGVLVEFLQSMVDDVKSVESSIVTFALSVCGIVGRDTSFYTTHHSLIGQLYQSVKKQGLTADPSIGTAYFKSLTLVCQNVKWVTFEDFIQEIVQEAYITLKGKGSLFHQSAARQFLVTTITNKSTENHTMAEPNIFLEKLMQTLVDDLMKSLLECTTNKVTTLDTTPGSILELWVDVLKTCPESSLALMDDVQNVVELSLKICLDGPKHLQSTAENLLINLLNCCPPEDRDVIMSSAVVPLLEYESLQSDFLAKHRAATNMQKSLQLHGESLSKLKAVSLLPLQFLFDASHLNKYQLETVGEIVSQKSTFLKLLSQTLDVTALDPGNHELVIDLLACTDVDSNMKVLKCPQAIHLIGNTKLQIKLMSTIAQLADTDMLQQTCLSRAIDITLNIISQPQVDPKIYQVGQTCLLSKLSCISRHDSGNLTQCFPRLTVLLEKRLVDTRWEVRDTAIDGIKQIITRFKDNNTVLHQVSTSRIVESAWRCHVDTDSYVRASAFSLIGAIAKYPQIWNPFVTGTDCQEDSLVNIALDILNTDSEAFARRATVDFLHSIYYHHKSCLTDTTVRTLITGVCLAVADFDWEVKCKVLHFIKMVSDNIHRPSSYDRVPEYAAELRTDMRDERQADGSEKNTLLEQLMFLAELGCLDALCDGFHDFDQTVQQEAYTILHNIKTCISESGFSVLDDDDKMASKTSLVKENGVGSEKEESSSKEALSKFMRFLRGVDFEAKSRELLSSVDEYVRNPVSLLDDILSADFVSDSEENTVDCY from the exons ATGAAGAGAATTAGAGTTACCTCTCTTGAATcggctattttttattttttgtttgtgaacAGAGGCAAAATGAGCTTTATAAGTAAATTATCGGAAGTGCTGAAATTGTTTCTTCATTTGAAGAATCCAATTTCCGACGACACTAGCTTGCAAAGATTGTTAGATTTAATACACGATTCAT ttacaGAGAAGCCTGATGACACCGGTGGGGTTCTGGTTGAGTTTCTGCAGTCGATGGTGGATGATGTTAAATCTGTGGAATCAAGCATCGTGACTTTTGCCCTCTCTGTGTGTGGCATTGTGGGTAGAGATACTAGTTTCTACACCACACATCATAGTCTTATAGGCCAGCTATATCAGAGTGTCAAGAAGCAAGGACTGACGGCTGATCCGTCCATTGGTACAGCTTATTTTAAAAGTCTGACTTTAGTCTGCCAGAACGTGAAGTGGGTTACGTTTGAAGATTTTATTCAag AAATTGTCCAGGAGGCATACATCACACTCAAAGGCAAGGGCAGCCTTTTTCATCAGAGTGCAGCCCGGCAGTTTCTGGTTACTACTATCACAAACAAATCTACAGAAAATCACACCATGGCTGAACCAAACATCTTTTTGGAAAAACTGATGCAAACACTTGTGGATGATTTGATGAAATCTTTACTGGAATGTACAACAAATAAAG TAACCACACTGGACACGACACCGGGCAGTATTCTAGAGTTGTGGGTTGATGTACTGAAGACTTGTCCCGAGTCTTCACTTGCCTTGATGGACGATGTACAGAACGTGGTGGAGCTGTCACTGAAGATTTGTCTTGACGGACCTAAACACTTACAAAGCACAGCGGAAAATCTGTTAATTAATCTTCTCAACTGCTG tcCACCAGAGGACAGAGATGTGATAATGTCTTCAGCGGTTGTTCCATTGTTAGAGTATGAATCGCTACAAAGTGACTTCCTAGCAAAACACAGAGCAGCAACAAATATGCAGAAAAG CCTTCAGCTGCATGGTGAGTCTTTGTCAAAGCTTAAAGCCGTCAGCCTTCTGCCTCTCCAGTTCCTCTTTGATGCCAGTCATCTCAACAAATACCAGCTGGAAACAGTGGGAGAAATCGTCAGCCAAAAATCAACTTTCCTTAAACTGCTTTCACAAACTCTAGATGTCACAGCCCTAGAC ccAGGAAATCATGAATTAGTGATTGACCTGTTGGCTTGCACGGATGTGGACAGTAACATGAAGGTACTGAAATGTCCACAGGCTATACATTTGATTGGAAACACCAAGCTGCAGATAAAACTCATGTCCACCATTGCTCAACTTGCAg ACACTGATATGTTACAACAAACATGTTTATCTCGAGCCATCGACATCACTTTGAATATAATCAGCCAACCCCAAGTTGATCCAAAG ATATATCAAGTGGGTCAGACATGTTTGCTGTCCAAATTGTCCTGTATATCGAGACATGATAGTGGAAATCTGACTCAGTGTTTTCCAAGATTGACCGTCTTGTTAGAAAAACGACTGGTCGATACTCGCTGGGAAGTTCGAGACACAGCCATAGATGGGatcaaacaaattataacaCGTTTTAaag ATAACAACACAGTTTTACACCAAGTCTCTACCTCTAGAATAGTCGAGTCAGCGTGGAGATGTCATGTAGACACCGACAGCTACGTTAGAGCTTCTGCTTTCTCTCTGATCGGTGCCATAGCAAAATATCCACAAATTTGGAATCCGTTTGTCACAGGAACAGATTGTCAAGAG GACAGTTTGGTGAACATAGCTCTCGATATTCTAAACACCGATTCTGAGGCTTTTGCTAGAAGGGCAACGGTCGACTTCCTTCACTCCATCTACTATCACCATAAGAGTTGTCTCACAGACACGACAGTGAGAACTCTGATCACAGGTGTGTGTCTGGCTGTCGCCGACTTTGACTGGGAGGTCAAGTGTAAAGTGCTGCACTTCATCAAGATGGTTTCTGACAACATTCACCGACCATCATCCTATGACAGAGTACCAGAATATGCAGCTGAACTGAGAACAGATATGAGGGACGAAAGACAGGCAGACGGCAGTGAAAAGAACACTTTGTTGGAACAGCTGATGTTTTTAGCAGAACTAGGCTGTCTTGACGCTTTGTGCGATGGATTTCACGATTTTGATCAGACTGTGCAGCAAGAAGCTTACACAATTTTGCACAATATAAAGACATGTATCTCTGAATCAGGGTTTTCTGtgttagatgatgatgataaaatgGCTTCCAAGACTTCGTTAGTCAAAGAAAACGGTGTTGGTTCTGAAAAGGAGGAATCGTCTTCCAAGGAAGCACTTTCAAAATTTATGCGATTCCTGCGTGGGGTTGATTTTGAAGCCAAGTCACGAGAACTGTTGAGCAGTGTTGATGAATACGTCAGGAATCCAGTTTCTCTTCTTGATGACATTCTCAGTGCCGACTTTGTGTCAGATTCAGAAGAAAACACGGTCGACTGTTACTGA